The DNA region TTTGTCAGCGGCCATCACATTCCCGCTGGTATGGGGCTGGATACACTTCAAACTTGAGAGCGAAACAGGCTACAAGGCCTACGTATTCGGCTTTCCAATGCAATCGATGGACGTCCACAGCGTACTGGCATTTTTCACGTTCAAGGCTCTCAATTTCACGGCTCTCATGGTGCTCGCGGGTTGTGCTATTGCGATCCATCGCCGCTTAAAAGACCGCGGAGCAATAGCGGTCCAGCAATTTCTTTTGGATTTTGTTCCCCATCTTTTGTTGATCTCGATCTGCGTTTCGGGACTTATGTTAACGGCATCGAGTACATATTTCGGTGGGTATATGTACTCGTTCATTGCCCTGACCCATCAAGCGATAGTGATAATGACACTATTCTTCCTGCCGTTTGGCAAGCTATTTCATATTGTTCAGCGTCCGGCGTCGATCGGCGTTGAGCTATATCAACAGCGAGCGAAAGAAATGGAGCAGGCAAAATGTCGGCGGTGCGGCGTAGAATTCGCGTCTGTTATGTGGCTCGGCGATCTGAAGAGCGTCGTCGAAAAAGTCGGGTTTGACTACACAATGGAAAATGGTGAGAAGTTGCAGGATTATTGTCCGCGTTGCAAACGTGTAATCCGGGGCCTTGCATACTCCGTCCTAATGGATCGCCCCGATAAGGTCTTTCACGGCTCACGCTCCGGCACCGAATAGCAAATAATGTCAAAAGTTGAGAATCTCGCAAGTATCATTGATCGTTTCGGCCCTCATTTGCACGATGAGCCTATAGGCGGTTGGAGCGCCGAACGAAAAGTCGACAAGATGGTGCCCACCCACTGTCCGTATTGCGGAATGCAGTGTGGCATGAATCTGCTGGTTGAAAAGAATCATGTTGTCGGCGTAGAACCGCGTTACGATTTTCCGGTAAACGAGGGCCGATTGTGTCCAAAGGGAGTGACGGCGTATCTACAGACACATCATCCCGATCGGCTGGAATACCCGCTGATAAAACAAAATGGCAATTTCGAGCGAGCGAGCTGGGACGAGGCTCTCGATCTGATCGTGGCGAAATTTAAGGGGCTGCAGGAAAAATACGGAAAGGATTCAATCGCTGTTTATTCAGGCTCGTCGCTGACGACCGAAAAGACATATCTCGTCGGTAAATTCGCCCGCCTTGGTTTGCAGACCAGATACATTGATTACAATGGACGACTTTGCATGGCGTCCGCTGCAGGCGGCAATAACAAGGCGTTCGGCATCGACCGGGCGGCAAATCCATGGAGCGATATACCGCACGCCGAGGTTCTGATAATCGCCGGAGCAAACTGTGCTGAAACGTTTCCCATCCTTAACGGATTCCTTTGGAAACAACGTGATAACGGCGGCGTCTGGATCGTAATCGATCCCCGCGAGACCGCGACAGCTCGTCAAGGCGATCTGCATTTACAGCTCAAGCCCGGAACGGATGTGGCCGTTGCGAATGGCATCTTGAATGTCCTGATCAATGAGAACCTCATCGATCAGGCGTTTATCGACAGCCGCACTAATGACTGGGAAGCGGCCAGGGCGGCGGCATTGAATTATCCACCCGATGTCGCTTCAGAGATCTCCGGTGTCCCGGCGGGGAAGATCATTCAGGCCGCTCGCCTCTACGGTCGTGCAAAGACCGGAATGATCATGCATGCCCGCGGCATCGAGCATCACTCGAACGGGACGGAGAACGTGCTGAGTTATATCAATATCGCACTTGCGACCGGTAAGATCGGCTCGGAAGGCCGCGGCTACGGCACGATCACCGGTCAGGGCAACGGCCAGGGCGGCCGTGAGCATGGACAGAAGGCCGACCAACTTCCGGGCTATCGGTCGATGCTTAATCCTGAACATCGGAAGTACATTGCCGAGGTTTGGGGGATCGACGAATCTGAAATGCCTGAACCTGGCGTATCCGCCGTCGAGCTGTTTAACAAAATGCGGGAAGGCGAGATCAAAGGCCTTCTCTCGATATGCAGCAACATGATGGTCTCGCTGCCGGATACCAATCAGGTGCGGAAGTCGCTCGAGGGACTCGAATTTAACGTCTGCATCGACTTCTTTATGTCCGAGAGCGCCCGTTATGCCGACGTTGTCCTCCCCGGTACAACATGGTCCGAAGACGAAGGTACGACCACCAGCGGCGAGGGCCGCGTGATAAAGATCAATCAAGCGATAGACCCGCCCGGTGAGGCTCGCCACGATTGGCGCGCCCTCCAGGAGATCGCTCATAGGATGGGTCGCGGAAAGTACTTTCAATTTGAGTCTCCTCGGGAGATATTTGACGAGCTCCGAGTCGCTTCCAAGGGTGGGAAGGCAGATTATTTCGGGGTCACTTACGAAAAGATCGACAAACAGGACGGCGTGTTCTGGCCATGCCCAACCGAGGAAAGCACGGGGACGCCGCGTCTTTTCGAGGAACGTTTCGCTCACGATGACGGCAAGGCAAGATTTCACGCGATCGAATATAAAGGTGCCGCAGAGAAACCCGATGAAGAGTATCCTTTGATCTTTACCAGCGGGCGTATCGTTCACCAGTATTTGTCGGGCAATCAGACCCGGCGTATTGGCTTTCTTGTTCAGCAGTGTCCGGAGCCATTCGTTGAGATGCATCCTGAAACCGCAATGAGATACAAGATCAACGATGGCGAGCGGGTCAAGGTGATCTCGCGTCGCGGTGAAGGTATATTCCCCGCTCTGGTAGTAAAAACCATCAGGCCCGATACGATCTTTATCCCGTACCACTGGGGAGAGGAACTCGCGGCAAATCAGATAACCAACGCCGCACTCGACCCGACCTCGAAAATACCGGAATTCAAAGCATGTGCCGCCCGTCTCGAGAAAATACACACGAGAGAATTGCCGATACTGGGCGAGGTGCGAAAGGGAACGTCGCAAAATGAAGTGCAGAAAGGAAAATAGAGCATGAATGAAACGATGTTTATCGATCCGCAGCGATGCATAGGGTGTAGGTCCTGTGTAGCCGCATGCCGCGAGTGTTCGACGCATAAGGGTTACTCGATGATCTTCGTCGACTATATCGACCGCAGCGAGACGACCGCTACCATGCCCACCATATGTATGCACTGCGAAGAGCCGACTTGTGCGCTGGTTTGCCCCGCGGACGCGATCAAACAAAATGAAGATGGCGTGGTCATGTCTGCACTGAAGCCACGATGCCTCGATTGCCGCAATTGTGTGAACGCGTGCCCTTTCGGTGTGCCGAAATATAATTCCGCGATGCATCTGCAGATGAAATGCGACATGTGCTACGACCGAACGAGCGAGGGTCTCAAGCCTATGTGCGCAAGCGTCTGTCCGACAGGAGCAATTTCGTTCGGTACTTATGAACAGATCGTTCCGCTACGTAGAACTAAGCCCGTCAATGCTCACGTTTTTGGCAATCAAAGCGTTAAGACAAAAGTCTACATGATGCTGCCGACTGACGCTGATGAGGTAAGCGTCGACGGGTGCGGCGTTTTCGAGGGACAGACAGCGCTTGACGGAGCTAACGTAAGCGAAGAATCGTGGATAGATACTCAAGTGGAGGAATCCAATAAGAGCAATGAATTCTAAAGCATTCCATCAAGATACGATCAATAAGATACTGGCCGGGGATAATGAAATATCGGATGAAGTAAATGTCCGCACAGCGACGGCTCCGTTTCAGGCCGAGTTCCCTTATGAACGAGACAGCGAAGCTCAGGTTACTAGGCGGGAGTTCTGCAACTTTCTCTTTTTAACATCGAGTGCACTGTTTTTGGCGCGGCTGGATTTGCAGGGAAATCTGCATATGATGCCCGATCGCCAAGAACCTTTACGCCGGCGAAGATCGATGGTGCAATGAGCATCGAACCCGGATCAGCCTTGAATTTCGCGTACCCCTCGGAGGAAGATACCGCGATCCTGATACGCGACACCGACGGCACCTATGCTGCCTTTGGGCAGAAATGCACGCATCTGTCTTGCCCGGTCTACTATTCACAAGCAAACGACCGTCTCGAATGCCCGTGTCACAATGGTGGTTTCAGCTCCAAGACAGGCGAGGTATTGTATGGCCCGCCGCCGCGTCCGCTCGACAGAATTGAGCTTGAGACGATCAATGGTGAAATTTTTGCAGTTAAAAGAGAGGTGCGTGGCAATGAAGGATAACGCCAAGCCGAGAAGACCCCAGAGCCGCGGACTTGCCGCCGTTTGGCAGGCCCGGCTCGCGATGCTTGTAATGATCAACGTGGCTCAGCTCTGGATCCTATCGGCAGCGGTCGAGGCGGCTCTTGCTCAGTCGTATGGGCAGTTGGCACCGCTCGTTATTGCATCGGGAATATGCTGGCTGATCGCTCTGAGCATCTTTCTATGGTGGCGCCCCGCCGGCGAAGGAGGTAGACGCTATTAACCTTCAATTCTTAAAACTAGCCGTTTTAGGCATCGCGGTAGGCGGAGCACTTGCGATCGGGGTTTACACCTTTGTGTACGCCAAGGGATATTCGTATCTTTCGAACGACCCTGGAAACTGCGTTAATTGCCACATCATGAATGAACAATTTGATGGTTGGCAGAAGGGTAGCCATAAGAACGTCGCGACCTGTAATGATTGTCACACGCCCCACGATACCATTGGAAAATATATGACCAAAGCCTCGAACGGCTTTTGGCATTCCTATTATTTCACCACTAATACTTTTCATGAACCGATTCAGTTGACCGAGCGAAGCCGGCAGATCACCGAAGAATCCTGTCGGCACTGTCATCAGAATATGGTTGATGCAATAACCGTTTCATTAGATAAAAAGCATACGGATGAGGTGTCTTGTCTCAGGTGCCATCGTTCAGTGGGGCACTTACATTAAAAAATTGGCTCAGTTGTAATACTAGGAGAAGGTAGCATGGAAAACGAAGAAAACACGGTGTCTAAAAAAGCACCGGCCAAATCGAGGTTGTACGGAGGAAAGGTCGTGGTATCGGTCGCGTTTCTAGCGTTTGCCGCGGCCATTCTTGGCCTTGGGCTTCTAACAAATATTCTTGAGCGGAAAAATGAGGCTAAGAACCCTTTTTTTCGTGTGGTTGAATTGACCGACGATACGACCGACCCAGAGGTCTGGGGTAAGAATTTTCCTCTCCAGTATGATGGTTACAAAAAGACCGTCGATCAGGTACGAACTCGTTTTGGCGGCAGTGAGGCGGTTCACAAAACGCCAAAGGACTCTGACCCGCGATCGATGGTAGCCCAGTCGCGTCTGGAAGAGGACCCTCGATTAAAAACGATGTGGGATGGCTATGCTTTTGCTGTCGACTTTCGGGAAGAGCGGGGCCACGCTTTCATGCTGGAAGACCAGATGTTTACTGAAAGGCAGAATGTTGTTAAACAGCCTGGTAGTTGTATTAATTGTCACGCCTCCGCGTACGCTGCTTACAAGAAACTCGGAGGTGGCGACATCGTAGCTGGGTTTCAAGCACTCAACAAACTGCCGTATTTTGAAGCAAAGAAAGAAATTTCACACCCGGTTGCTTGTATAGACTGCCACGATTCACAAACGATGGCATTACGAATTACCAGGCCCGCATTCATGGACGGGATAAAAGCGTATAAGGCGTCTCAAGGGATCCAAAATTATGATGTAAATCGTGATGCAACTCGGCAGGAAATGCGGAGCTACGTCTGCGGTCAGTGCCACGTAGAATACTATTTCAAGGGGAGCCGATAAGCAGTTGACCTATCCTTGGGAAAAGGGGCTAAAAGTCGAAAACATTATGGCCTACTATGATGAGGTAAAACACAAAGATTGGTCACACAAGCAAACTGGAGCCGAAGTTCTGAAAGCTCAACACCCTGAATTTGAGATGTTCAACCAGGAATTCACTCAAGGGCAGGTGTTTCCTGTGCCGATTGTCACATGCCGTATAAACGTGAAGGGGCAATGAAAATCAGCGACCATCATGTTCGGAGCCCGCTCCTGAACATTAGCCAGAGCTGCCAAACTTGTCACAGTACGAGCGAAGCGGAGCTCAAATTCCGGGCCGAGGCGATCCAGGAACGCACTTTCAATATGCGAAACATTGCCATGGACGCTCTTGTGCAGCTCATTGACGATCTTAGGAAAGCGAAGGAAAGGGGCGCCACAGACGAAGACCTCGCAGCGGCACGAGACTTTCAGCGGAAAGCACAGTTTTATCTTGATTTTGTCGAGGCCGAAAACTCAATGGGTTTTCACGCTCCAGCCGAGGCGGTAAGGATCTTAGGCGAATCTGTGAATTTTACACGCCAAGGGCAACTGTCGCTTAAAAATGGAAAAACCCTGCTCGCTACAGCTGCCCGCACTGATTTCTTCATACGATACCGAGAGTGGTTTAGAGACGTTCTAAGGGACAAAGAAGGGACACGGTATTAGACCATTACCTTTGTGCGGCGATTTGTCCGCATTCTCTGCGAAGTTCTTTGCGATTATGGAAACGAGCACGCCTCCTGGGGCAATCCGGATACTGATATTAAATACACTCGCGTTCACCGTATGTTTTTCGGCGTGGATGTTAAACGGCGTTCTTGTTACTTTTCTTTCGGTAAACCAGGTCTACAAATGGACCGCCTCTGAGATCGGTTGGCTGATGGGAATACCGGTTCTTGCAGGCTCTATTTTTCGTCTGCCTGCGGGTATGCTAACCGACAAGTTTGGTGGCAAACCAGTAATGACGGCGACCTTGCTCCTCTGTGCGGTCCCAATGTTTCTTCTTTCAAAGGTCGATTCATTCACTGGTTTCGCTCTGTGTAGTTTCGGATTTGGGCTTGTCGGTGTGAGCTTTTCGATCGGCATTGCCTACACATCGGTTTGGTTCCCGAGATCAAAACAAGGATTTGCTCTCGGTATCTTCGGAGCCGGAAATGCCGGTTCGGCCATCACCACTCTTGTAGCTCCAACATTACTCAACACGTTTACGGCAAACGGTTCGGACATCGATGCCTGGCGCAGACTGCCAATAGTCTATGCCGCGGTCCTTGCGGTTACGGGCGTAATGTTCTTTCTGGCGACGACAAATAAGAAGCCGCTGTGGGTAGCGAAGACTTTTGCCGAACAACTCGCCCCTCTCAAGAATATTCGCGTGTGGCGTTTCGGACTGTACTATTTTCTTGTATTTGGCTGCTTTGTCGCTTTTTCGCAATGGCTCGTCCCCTATTTTGTAAACGTCTATTATTTGCCGTTGGTTACAGCCGGTTTGCTGGCCGCACTATTCAGCTTTCCCTCAGGTGTTATCAGGGCGTTCGGCGGCTGGCTGAGCGATCGTTTTGGCGGTCGAAAAGTGATGTATGGCGTCCTCGGCCTGTCGTTACTACTATCCGCTCTGTTGATAATTCCCAAAATGGAAATATCGTCACCGGGCAAGGGGGTCGTAGCCGAACGTGATGGCGTTGTAACAGGTGTCGACGCTGATTCTGTCACTGTGGACGGCAAAAGATATCAGGTCAATGCCAAAAAGGAAACGGGCTCGGTCGAACAAGACCAAAT from Acidobacteriota bacterium includes:
- a CDS encoding MFS transporter, with amino-acid sequence MPIEITKPATSINYRNPTLIGLGASMALTALVIVGSRNLEHFDSALFGYLIASIVAIGAIFFRYALWLQRPATRAYFSRGLKLFFQRKKFARNTLDATKTVGINMLAQKFIFKRAKSRWLMHFLIMWGCILSAAITFPLVWGWIHFKLESETGYKAYVFGFPMQSMDVHSVLAFFTFKALNFTALMVLAGCAIAIHRRLKDRGAIAVQQFLLDFVPHLLLISICVSGLMLTASSTYFGGYMYSFIALTHQAIVIMTLFFLPFGKLFHIVQRPASIGVELYQQRAKEMEQAKCRRCGVEFASVMWLGDLKSVVEKVGFDYTMENGEKLQDYCPRCKRVIRGLAYSVLMDRPDKVFHGSRSGTE
- a CDS encoding nitrate reductase, producing the protein MSKVENLASIIDRFGPHLHDEPIGGWSAERKVDKMVPTHCPYCGMQCGMNLLVEKNHVVGVEPRYDFPVNEGRLCPKGVTAYLQTHHPDRLEYPLIKQNGNFERASWDEALDLIVAKFKGLQEKYGKDSIAVYSGSSLTTEKTYLVGKFARLGLQTRYIDYNGRLCMASAAGGNNKAFGIDRAANPWSDIPHAEVLIIAGANCAETFPILNGFLWKQRDNGGVWIVIDPRETATARQGDLHLQLKPGTDVAVANGILNVLINENLIDQAFIDSRTNDWEAARAAALNYPPDVASEISGVPAGKIIQAARLYGRAKTGMIMHARGIEHHSNGTENVLSYINIALATGKIGSEGRGYGTITGQGNGQGGREHGQKADQLPGYRSMLNPEHRKYIAEVWGIDESEMPEPGVSAVELFNKMREGEIKGLLSICSNMMVSLPDTNQVRKSLEGLEFNVCIDFFMSESARYADVVLPGTTWSEDEGTTTSGEGRVIKINQAIDPPGEARHDWRALQEIAHRMGRGKYFQFESPREIFDELRVASKGGKADYFGVTYEKIDKQDGVFWPCPTEESTGTPRLFEERFAHDDGKARFHAIEYKGAAEKPDEEYPLIFTSGRIVHQYLSGNQTRRIGFLVQQCPEPFVEMHPETAMRYKINDGERVKVISRRGEGIFPALVVKTIRPDTIFIPYHWGEELAANQITNAALDPTSKIPEFKACAARLEKIHTRELPILGEVRKGTSQNEVQKGK
- a CDS encoding 4Fe-4S dicluster domain-containing protein: MNETMFIDPQRCIGCRSCVAACRECSTHKGYSMIFVDYIDRSETTATMPTICMHCEEPTCALVCPADAIKQNEDGVVMSALKPRCLDCRNCVNACPFGVPKYNSAMHLQMKCDMCYDRTSEGLKPMCASVCPTGAISFGTYEQIVPLRRTKPVNAHVFGNQSVKTKVYMMLPTDADEVSVDGCGVFEGQTALDGANVSEESWIDTQVEESNKSNEF
- a CDS encoding Rieske (2Fe-2S) protein, which encodes MSIEPGSALNFAYPSEEDTAILIRDTDGTYAAFGQKCTHLSCPVYYSQANDRLECPCHNGGFSSKTGEVLYGPPPRPLDRIELETINGEIFAVKREVRGNEG
- the nrfH gene encoding cytochrome c nitrite reductase small subunit, with the protein product MNLQFLKLAVLGIAVGGALAIGVYTFVYAKGYSYLSNDPGNCVNCHIMNEQFDGWQKGSHKNVATCNDCHTPHDTIGKYMTKASNGFWHSYYFTTNTFHEPIQLTERSRQITEESCRHCHQNMVDAITVSLDKKHTDEVSCLRCHRSVGHLH
- a CDS encoding MFS transporter, producing the protein METSTPPGAIRILILNTLAFTVCFSAWMLNGVLVTFLSVNQVYKWTASEIGWLMGIPVLAGSIFRLPAGMLTDKFGGKPVMTATLLLCAVPMFLLSKVDSFTGFALCSFGFGLVGVSFSIGIAYTSVWFPRSKQGFALGIFGAGNAGSAITTLVAPTLLNTFTANGSDIDAWRRLPIVYAAVLAVTGVMFFLATTNKKPLWVAKTFAEQLAPLKNIRVWRFGLYYFLVFGCFVAFSQWLVPYFVNVYYLPLVTAGLLAALFSFPSGVIRAFGGWLSDRFGGRKVMYGVLGLSLLLSALLIIPKMEISSPGKGVVAERDGVVTGVDADSVTVDGKRYQVNAKKETGSVEQDQMLIFPTKEIWQEPVVQIGQEVKRKELLAKGTTKIFFQANVWIFAGIVMFLGIVWGVGKAAVYKHIPEYFPEEVGVVGGMVGVLGGLGGFVSPIIFGYLLDETGLWTSSWMMMLVLSAICLVWMHRVIQKMMHEQQPDLMKKIED